The bacterium genome includes the window GTTATGAACGAATTAATTGATTTAGTTCTGCTTGACCTAAATCTTCCCGATCGAGATGGAATAGAAGTTTTGCGTGAAATAAGATATATGTGGTCGCAATTGCCAGTGATTATGATAACAGCTTCACGAGCGCCAGATTTATTCCATGCATTGATGGAACTCAATGTATTCTCGTTACTTCCGAAACCTATTGATATAGCGCTATTACGACATGCGGTACGTCACGCATTATTTAAGTTGTAACCAAAAAATACAACGATATTTTTTTGCTAGTATAAATCCCATTAGTTGCAGATACACGCTGTGATAGTACTAATGGGATAAATTATAGGAGGTTGATAGAGATGAATGTACTTAAAACCACCATGCTAATGGTTGTTTTAACCATGATTTTAGTGTTTATCGGTTCATTTTGGGGAACCGAAGGAATGGTATTTGCGTTAATCTTTTCCTTAGGAATGAACTTATTTATGTATTGGTTCAGTGATAAGATGGTATTAATGATGTATCGAGCGAGACCAGTAACACCGCAAGAAGCACCGCAGTTATACCAGATGGTTGCCGAATTGACACAAAATGCGGGTTTACCGATGCCAAAATTGTATATAATTCCAACCGATACGCCGAATGCGTTTGCTACTGGACGGAATCCGAACCATGCAGCAATTGCGGTTACCGAAGGAATTCTACGTATTCTCGATTATAATGAACTTAAAGGGGTACTAGCGCATGAATTAGCGCATGTGAAAAATCGAGATATGCTGATTGGAACGATTGCTGCAGGGATAGCTGGTGCGGTGATGATGCTAGCGCGGATGGCG containing:
- the htpX gene encoding zinc metalloprotease HtpX; translation: MNVLKTTMLMVVLTMILVFIGSFWGTEGMVFALIFSLGMNLFMYWFSDKMVLMMYRARPVTPQEAPQLYQMVAELTQNAGLPMPKLYIIPTDTPNAFATGRNPNHAAIAVTEGILRILDYNELKGVLAHELAHVKNRDMLIGTIAAGIAGAVMMLARMAQFAAMFGGVGGRNDREGNNPLALLVMIIVAPLAALLVQLWISRTREYEADATGARFAKNADGLANALYKLEQAAKLLPMNANPSTAHLFIVNPLSGRSFLTLFSTHPPISERIKRLRAMSLTELLGAMK
- a CDS encoding response regulator, translated to MTFAISPYNKQKILIVDDDRYTRLTLEDVLQREGFNTFGLPDGNQVAEIVMNELIDLVLLDLNLPDRDGIEVLREIRYMWSQLPVIMITASRAPDLFHALMELNVFSLLPKPIDIALLRHAVRHALFKL